A region of Peromyscus maniculatus bairdii isolate BWxNUB_F1_BW_parent chromosome 7, HU_Pman_BW_mat_3.1, whole genome shotgun sequence DNA encodes the following proteins:
- the S1pr2 gene encoding sphingosine 1-phosphate receptor 2, with translation MGGLYSEYLNPEKVLEHYNYTKETLDMQETPSRKVASAFIIILCCAIVVENLLVLIAVARNSKFHSAMYLFLGNLAASDLLAGVAFVANTLLSGPVTLSLTPLQWFAREGSAFITLSASVFSLLAIAIERHVAIAKVKLYGSDKSCRMLMLIGASWLLSLVLGGLPILGWNCLDNLEACSTVLPLYAKHYVLCVVTIFSVILLAIVALYVRIYFVVRSSHADIAGSQTLALLKTVTIVLGVFIICWLPAFSILLLDSTCPVRACPVLYKAHYFFAFATLNSLLNPVIYTWCSRDLRREVLRPVQCWRRGKGVAGRRGGTPGHRLLPLRSSSSLERGLHMPTSPTFLEGNTVV, from the coding sequence ATGGGTGGCTTATACTCAGAGTACCTCAATCCTGAGAAGGTTCTGGAACACTACAACTACACCAAGGAGACGCTGGACATGCAGGAGACACCCTCCCGCAAGGTGGCCTCCGCCTTCATCATCATCCTATGCTGTGCCATCGTGGTGGAGAACCTTCTGGTGCTAATCGCCGTGGCAAGGAACAGCAAGTTCCACTCAGCGATGTACCTGTTCCTCGGCAACCTGGCAGCCTCCGACCTGCTGGCCGGGGTGGCCTTCGTGGCCAACACCTTGCTCTCGGGGCCCGTCACTCTGTCCCTGACTCCTTTGCAGTGGTTTGCCCGAGAGGGTTCGGCCTTCATCACTCTCTCTGCCTCGGTCTTCAGCCTCCTGGCTATCGCCATCGAGAGACACGTGGCCATCGCCAAGGTCAAGCTTTACGGCAGCGACAAGAGCTGCCGGATGCTGATGCTCATTGGGGCCTCTTGGCTCCTGTCGCTGGTCCTGGGTGGCTTGCCCATCCTGGGCTGGAACTGTCTGGACAATCTGGAGGCCTGCTCCACGGTCCTGCCCCTCTACGCCAAGCACTACGTGCTCTGCGTGGTCACCATCTTTTCCGTCATCTTATTGGCTATCGTGGCACTGTATGTCCGAATCTACTTTGTAGTCCGGTCCAGCCATGCCGATATCGCCGGTTCCCAGACACTGGCCCTGCTCAAGACAGTCACCATCGTACTGGGTGTTTTCATCATCTGCTGGCTCCCAGCTTTTAGCATCCTTCTCTTAGACTCGACCTGTCCCGTCCGGGCCTGTCCTGTCCTCTACAAAGCTCATTATTTCTTCGCCTTTGCCACCCTCAACTCGCTGCTCAACCCTGTCATCTACACGTGGTGTAGCCGGGACCTTCGGAGGGAGGTGCTGAGGCCCGTGCAGTGCTGGCGGCGGGGGAAGGGAGTGGCCGGTCGCAGAGGTGGGACCCCAGGGCACCGGCTCCTGCCCCTCCGCAGCTCCAGCTCGCTGGAGAGGGGCTTGCACATGCCTACATCACCCACCTTTCTGGAGGGCAACACAGTGGTCTGA